One segment of Brassica napus cultivar Da-Ae chromosome C3, Da-Ae, whole genome shotgun sequence DNA contains the following:
- the LOC111204106 gene encoding uncharacterized protein LOC111204106 — MSLFTSFLSCFVPKSSSRISSIDGSIPKGLSLEKPKSKSESLRAPIIVSYFPVPVASRLSRL, encoded by the coding sequence ATGTCTCTCTTCACGTCTTTCTTAAGTTGCTTTGTTCCAAAATCCAGCTCAAGGATTAGTTCAATCGATGGTAGTATCCCGAAAGGCTTGTCGTTGGAGAAGCCAAAAAGCAAATCTGAATCTCTTAGAGCTccaatcattgtatcttatttcCCCGTGCCCGTGGCTTCAAGGCTTTCGCGTTTGTAA
- the LOC111204726 gene encoding probable serine/threonine-protein kinase CST → MGHCISSLSSSSSSKTGLHSHASTNNHSDGTEFSSSTTTTLATTNSSVGLRSQFSQAASEYSGGIIGDSGLILESPALRVYSFQDLTTATRNFRSDSMLGQGGFGKVYRGWIDTKTLAPSKAGSGMIAAVKRLNSESVQGFAEWRSEVNFLGMLSHPNLVKLLGYCREDKELLLVYEFMPKGSLESHLFRRNEPFPWDLRIKIVLSAARGLAFLHGLQREVIYRDFKASNILLDSNFDAKLSDFGLAKLGPSQEKSHVTTRIMGTFGYAAPEYMATGHLYVKSDVYAFGVVLLEVMTGERAYNPRRPKGQENLVEWLRPELLRKHRVKHIMDQGIKGQYSSKVVAEMGRITLSCVSPDPKNRPHMKEVVDVLERIQCINVVTDRSSTKPTVASSSRSSPHHYQYGYRAGAAGAERRRPAART, encoded by the exons ATGGGTCATTGCATTTCATCCCtttcatcttcctcctcttccaaAACAGGTCTCCATAGTCATG CCTCTACGAACAACCACAGTGATGGAACAGAGTTCTCATCGTCAACGACCACCACCCTTGCTACGACAAACAGCAGCGTCGGGCTGAGAAGCCAATTCTCCCAGGCGGCTAGCGAATATTCAGGCGGGATTATTGGTGATTCTGGTCTAATATTGGAATCACCAGCTCTCAGAGTCTACAGCTTCCAGGATCTAACGACGGCGACCAGGAACTTCAGATCAGATTCTATGTTGGGTCAAGGAGGTTTTGGTAAAGTTTACAGAGGTTGGATCGACACCAAGACTCTTGCTCCTTCTAAAGCCGGTTCCGGTATGATCGCCGCCGTCAAAAGATTGAACTCCGAGAGTGTTCAAGGATTTGCAGAGTGGCGA TCGGAAGTTAACTTCTTGGGGATGCTTTCACACCCAAATCTGGTGAAGTTATTAGGATACTGTCGTGAAGACAAGGAGCTTCTGCTTGTCTACGAGTTCATGCCCAAAGGAAGCCTTGAGAGTCATCTTTTTCGAC GAAACGAGCCATTTCCTTGGGACCTAAGGATCAAGATTGTGCTCAGTGCAGCTCGCGGCCTTGCATTTCTACACGGCTTACAAAGAGAAGTCATATATAGAGACTTCAAAGCCTCCAATATACTTCTCGACTCG AATTTTGATGCAAAGCTTTCAGATTTCGGTTTAGCAAAGCTAGGGCCATCGCAAGAGAAGTCACACGTTACGACTAGGATCATGGGCACGTTTGGTTACGCTGCTCCTGAATACATGGCAACAG GCCATTTATACGTTAAGAGTGATGTATATGCCTTCGGTGTAGTACTACTAGAAGTAATGACCGGAGAAAGGGCATACAACCCAAGACGTCCCAAGGGACAAGAAAATCTAGTCGAATGGTTAAGACCAGAACTCTTAAGAAAACACAGAGTGAAACATATAATGGACCAAGGAATCAAAGGTCAATATTCATCCAAAGTCGTAGCAGAAATGGGACGCATCACACTCTCTTGTGTGTCGCCAGACCCGAAAAACCGACCACACATGAAGGAAGTAGTGGATGTACTCGAACGTATCCAATGCATTAACGTAGTCACAGATCGTTCTTCGACTAAACCGACTGTTGCTAGCTCTTCTCGTTCCTCACCACATCACTATCAGTATGGCTATAGAGCTGGCGCAGCGGGGGCTGAACGGAGGAGGCCGGCGGCTAGAACTTGA
- the LOC106436619 gene encoding phosphoserine aminotransferase 1, chloroplastic, which produces MAASTNSFLVGNNNTQIPSLKPKSISQSLLHLAKPNTLHLAGKTKPASVRCISSPTQIQDGARSAPTGSQDRVFNFAAGPATLPENVLLKAQADLYNWRGSGMSVMEMSHRGKEFLSIIQKADSDLRQLLEIPSEYSVLFLQGGATTQFAGLPLNLCKPDDTVDFVVTGSWGDKAVKEAKKYCKTSVIWSGKSDKYTKVPSFDALEQSPDAKYLHICANETIHGVEFKDYPVVRNPNGFLVADMSSNFCSKPVDVSKFGVIYGGAQKNVGPSGVTIVIIRKDLIGNAQEITPVMLDYKIHDENSSLYNTPPCFGIYMCGLVFEDLLEQGGLKEVERKNQRKADLLYNAIEESKGFFKCPVEKSVRSLMNVPFTLEKSELEGEFIKEAAKEKMVQLKGHRSVGGMRASIYNAMPLSGVEKLVAFMKDFQAKHA; this is translated from the coding sequence ATGGCGGCGTCAACAAACTCTTTCCTCGTCGGAAACAACAACACTCAGATCCCGTCTTTGAAACCCAAATCCATATCTCAATCCCTCCTCCACCTCGCCAAACCAAACACCTTGCACCTCGCTGGAAAAACCAAACCCGCATCCGTCAGATGCATCTCCTCCCCGACCCAAATCCAAGACGGAGCCAGATCCGCCCCCACCGGATCGCAAGACCGCGTCTTCAACTTCGCGGCGGGCCCCGCCACTCTCCCGGAGAACGTCCTCCTCAAAGCTCAGGCGGATCTATACAACTGGCGCGGATCGGGGATGAGCGTGATGGAGATGAGCCACAGAGGGAAAGAGTTCCTCTCCATCATCCAAAAAGCCGACTCGGATCTCCGCCAGCTCCTCGAGATTCCCTCCGAATATTCCGTTTTGTTCTTGCAAGGCGGGGCCACGACCCAGTTCGCCGGTTTGCCTCTCAATCTCTGCAAACCGGACGATACCGTCGATTTCGTCGTAACCGGTTCGTGGGGTGACAAAGCCGTGAAGGAAGCTAAGAAGTATTGCAAGACCAGCGTGATCTGGTCTGGTAAGTCCGACAAGTACACAAAGGTTCCGTCTTTCGATGCGCTGGAGCAGAGTCCCGACGCTAAGTATCTGCATATATGCGCTAACGAGACTATCCATGGAGTTGAGTTTAAGGACTATCCTGTCGTTAGAAACCCTAATGGGTTCTTGGTGGCTGACATGTCTTCTAACTTCTGTTCGAAGCCGGTTGATGTGTCTAAGTTCGGTGTGATCTACGGTGGTGCTCAGAAGAACGTTGGTCCGTCCGGTGTGACGATCGTGATAATCAGGAAAGATCTGATCGGTAACGCTCAGGAGATCACTCCAGTGATGCTTGACTACAAGATTCATGATGAGAACAGTTCCTTGTACAACACGCCTCCTTGCTTCGGGATTTACATGTGTGGGCTCGTGTTTGAGGATCTGTTGGAGCAAGGCGGGTTgaaggaagtggagaggaagaaTCAGAGGAAAGCTGATTTGCTTTACAACGCTATTGAAGAGAGCAAGGGGTTTTTTAAGTGTCCGGTTGAGAAGTCGGTGAGGTCGTTGATGAATGTGCCTTTTACTTTGGAGAAGTCTGAGTTGGAAGGGGAGTTTATTAAGGAAGCGGCTAAGGAGAAGATGGTGCAGCTTAAAGGGC